The region caaGACACAAATCCATTTTAagatcaattttaaaatgtatgttgcAATCCTATTATTATACATCAACATAATTTCCAAACAATATTGTGTGAAGCAGATATATTCAGCTAAATTTACTTAAACTGCACCAATTTGCAACGTACGTCAGTCTTAGGCACGTAACAGGACAAAACAGTGGGACTTTATACCAATCAGGGCAACACAACACACAGGGTCCTCGTCACTGTTAAGcattgaataaacattaattgaTGGACCAAAGCACAGTTTTCAGGAACCTGTTCATAGTCTAGCTTTAAAAAACACTGGATGTTTTACAGCTAAAGCTTGACATTAGCTGTATGGATGAtgccgttttattttaaaaaagaagaaggataAACGAATATGCTGCGTACCTCTTACAACTGCTGCAGCAGCCATGGCGGCGGAGGAGACGCAACTTTAGCTTAAACCCGGTGATTCTGTTGTAATTCACAGGAGAGATAGCAGTTATTTGGCAACAATTACAACACTTTTTGTATATGTTAGAAATACGTTACTCATAGTTCACCTTTTATCAGCTGGGTGCTGATAAGGTCACATGATAAGGGAAGCTAGTTGTGAGCTAGGTGTTAGCAAAAGTCAGAACTTTGTCAGCACTACCTGCAGCAGTCAGCTCTTCTTTACTAAGAGAGtttatcagaaatatttactGCGACTTAAATCCGAAGccttaaaatggaaatattatgTACTAACATACCAGGTAAAAATGAATTTGACCCTCTCCTCGGTGCTCCAGTTTTGccagctgtttgttttgccaCCCGGACACGGTTGGCCTTTCGTGAGCGCACAGAGTTTTCTTCCCCGAGCTTGGACTTCCAGGCAAAACttcctgtcaaaacaatattttaatctcaATAAAACTGGATTAACGGAAGTTTCTCTCGATCAaaccagaaaactaaaaattgttgttgttttttttacgaCGATCACAAGTTGCTTTATTTACTAAATAAGGCAGCGCAGTATCAGATAACTTGACGACATACTCCGCGTTGCTGAATAGCGGAACCTTCGTGTCTCGTCGGAGTTGCTTCACGGAGTGAAGAAGTGCTGCAAAAACATGTTGGTTCCATTTGCCTTATTCCACTGTTAAAATTGCCTGAAGTCTTGGTAAGTCCACCATTGTGCACTTTACTTTTATAGGGTGTGTGCTTTGAGTTGTTATTATGGGAGTGCATGGACTTTGGAGACTCCTGGAGACAACAGGAAAACCCACCAACCCCGAGACACTGGAAGGAAAGATTCTTGCTGTTGGTATCCTAACCTTTAATTTGATCTATTTATTCGTACTAGTTTTTGAGATGTTGTTTCCTTAATCTCTGAAACGCATTAATTGATTCCGACTAATGTTGCGTCATAAAGATGACCTTAACCAGCGCTCCTCAGACATCAGTATATGGCTGAACCAGGCAGTGAAGGGGGTGAGGGACCGTGAAGGCAACAGCGTCCAGAACGCCCACCTCCTCACTCTGTTCAACCGCATCTGTAAGCTGCTCTTTTTTCGCATTAGACCGGTGTTTGTGTTCGATGGAGATGCTCCTATGCTGAAGAAGCAGACCCTGGTGAGACCAGCTCAGATGATTACTGTAAAGGGTGTAATAAATACCGCCACTGAACTGTCCGTTTACAAACACTCTTCTTTTGCAGGCTCTgaggaggcagaggaaagaGGAGCTGACCACTCAGTCCAAACAGACCAATGAGAAACTTCTGAAGACCTTTCTGAAGAGACAAGCTATCAAAGCTGCACTTGGAGATCATAGGTAAGCAGTAGGAGGAGGCAGAATGGTGGGGAGGTGATGAAAATcaacagtttttcattttgtatataCTCTATCTGCTATATTCTTTACTGTAGTCTtactgtttttgtctgaaatattcCACAGTAAGGACCCTCTACCAAGCCTCTCCAGTGTGAAAAGAAATGAAGTGGATGACATGTATGTCCTACCTGCCCTTCCACCCAcagaggaaaaggaaagaagCAGGTCAGAGTCAAGAAGTGTTATTGCTGTCCagttaaatgatttattacacCCTGaacatttgcttattttatgAGTTATCTATTGGGGTTTGATGTGATCAACGGACACTTTGTGAATTGTTGTGTAGTGTTAGGAAAAAAGTAATCTAAAGAGTAGCCACTTTACTCTGAAACccttaaagaaaatgtagagGATCCAGCTGCTTAAGTAGTCATCTAATTAGCATTTCTCATCTGGTGTGTAATTTAACCTAAGTATAAATACACCAAGTCACTGAGTGTATGAGAAAGTAAATAACATGTAACTTATTACTTTAGAAGAACTGACTACTGAATAGTGTTGATGGATTTAGAAACAAAAGGACAAATTAATTGAAGATGGTTAAATAATTATtagtgtcatttaaaaaaatatcataatTAGCTTTCAATCACAAACAGGACTGTCATAAATATATACTTTGGTTTAGATTGTAATATGTAGTCATGACAgatgaataaattttttttctccttgcagctcagaagaggatgaggaggggaAAGACAGTGACGAAATGGTTGAAACATACCAGGTAAAAATAAAGGcattaatcaaaattttaaaatgttgagattTAAATCTCAAGGCACTTTGCTACAGAAATAAGTTCAGTTAACTTCAAATGAATCCAATTTATTTCAGTCTATCCAGCGGCCATCATGTACAGATTATTCTGACCCAAATTACAATACTTTTACGTTACAATACATTTAATAAGGAGTTTTCTAGTTTAATTTCTTGGGATCTTTTTAAGAGAGCGTCTAACTGTTAAACATTATTGTGAGAAGTAGTTCCAAAATGTACTTTGGCtaccttttctttctgttttgcatgTCACCtcccaaataaatgtaaaactttttttctttgacaactCGCCTTCAAAGCCAGATTCCTTATTTTGTTTCAGGAAGAACTGTATGAGAATCCAAACTCGGTGGACATAAACTCAGAGGATTTTACCAGCCTGCCTCCTGAGATGAAACACGAGATACTCAAAGAGATGAAAGAATTTTGCAAAAGACGTCGGACCATGTTTAACAAACCTCCTGAGGTACATTTAAGCCTCAAACACACTCCACTCTCCTCTCTTCTTTCCAGTGctaactcctttttttttttcttctcttctagCGTTCTGGAGACTTTTCGCAGTACCAACTGGCTGGCCTGCTGCAGAGGAACCGGCTGAACCAGCGTCTGGAGGGAGTTGAGAAGGAGATGAGCCAGTGCAGTGCCAGCAGCGCTCCACAACTCGGTCAGCAGGATGAGGATCAGCAGAATCGCAGCGTGGAGTCAAAGCGGCTGGTTTCAGAAGACAACTCGCACTATATACTTATAAAAGGTGAGGCAGATGTAGCATTATGTTGATAATATATATGCACAACATCTGATTCTAGATAGAAGcatatcttaattttttttatactagctcacatttaaatttcttttaaggaTCAGGGTCTAAATCTGTAAATTTATTTGGCTCCATGCCCAGTTTTAAATTTAGTTAGATATAACTGTTGTACTTTCCCGTagaactgaaacaattaatcgtgtTGAATTGATTATTGACAAAATCGTcaattccatccatccatccatccatccatccatcttcttccgcttatccgaggtcgggtcgcaggggtagcagcttcagaagggaggcccagacttccctctccccagccacttcttctagctcctccgggggaatcccgaggcgttcccaggccagccgagagacatagtccctccagcgtgtcctgggtcttccccggggcctcctcccggtgggacgtgcccggaacacctcgtcaattaatttagtaattgctCAATTGTTAATTGGCatacactaaataaaatattcaactggctgaaaaaacacaacattctctgagtagtaattaagccaaaactgttaaaaaaaatgtacattttgccttttatataaaaacatttctttgtctgtaaatattttctactcctcaagtgttaaagttttagattcacctggttcaaattctgtaaaattctCCTATTTGGTACCTTTTgctgtccaattattaattggttaactgaaaaaataatcaacagatctgTCTACACTGTACTGATGTTGAGTGAAGCAAAAAGGGCTTATTTACTTTAATGtcttttaatttctgtaaaaatcaaCTCTTTACTTTCTTCACATACAGGCTCCAAAAAAAACGAACCAGCCTTACAGAGCCAACCTGCAGCTGCACCCTGGACAAGTTCTAGAAAGAGGAAAGCTGACAAACCCGAGCCTCTCTGGCGACCCATcactgaagaagaagatgacGAAGAAGAGGATGTACGACCTACCTGCTCAGACGCCGTCAACCCACCTGTGTCAAAACCATCACAGCCAGACACATCTCTGCCTTCGCCTCGGACACTCAAGGCAATCCAGGCTGCTATGAGTGACAGCTCAGATGAAGAGAAGCTGAATCCAGATAGCAAGGATGGCAAAGTGTCTCCACGGACACTCCTCGCAATCCAGCAGGCATTAACTGAGGATGAAGTAAGTGTCTCACCGTCCAAACTCCAGACAAGTCCCCAGCGTCCCGCGCGGCGAGTGGTGATCAGTAGCTCCGATGAGGAGACAAAGCCTTCCCTTAAGGGAGAGTTGGACTTCAGTCAAAGCGCCACATGCCAAAGTTCACACATCGAAGACAGTTTTCTGGGCAGTAGCTCTGAAGATGATCTGGAGGAAGTgattggagagaaaaataaagcttttcgCTCTGCGGCACTTCGACAAAGTCCCACAACACCGATGGAGTCAGAGGTGGAGCGCGTCAGGGAAGGGGAGAAACAAAAAGGGCTGGAGCCGAGAGAACCTGAGCACAAGCTGCACGCTTCTCAATCTAAACAGGAGTTATCCATCAGCTCTCCTTCGCTTCCAAGTGGGAAACAGGCCAGCGCAGAGACGGAGCAGAGACTCCTAGATAAGAGCAAGCGTGGACTCACCGCTGACCTGGCTAAAGCCGACGGAGACGACGTAAAGTCAGGGAACAGCCAGCAGGAAAGCGACTCAGAAGGTAAAGTTACAATAATTTATAGACTcaactgtttgttttatcatCCGAATTTAAAATGGTTGTGTTTCACAGAGAGCTTCATTGAGGTGTCCGAGGAAGAATTTAAGCAGGAGGATGCAAATGATTCAGCAGGAGAAAAGAGGATTTTAGAAGAGGTCCAGGAAGAtcagacaaaaactgaagcagagTCTGAGGAAAGTTTGACTCAGGTTGTTGGTCATCCAGCTCTGAGCTCAGAcaaggaggatgaggaggagggagagcaGAGGAAAGCTCAGGAAAAAGAGGTGAAGGACGACATGGAATCCAAACCAACAGCAGAAAACGAGTGGGAACACCTCGACATGGTTGGTATTTCTCCATCAAACCAGAAACTTTTCGTCTCGTGCTGTAATAagctaaaacaattttttatatttttttacctaggctagttaaaatatttttgcttatattTTAACTAGCCTCCTGCTACTTTAAGTGTCAGTTGGTTGATGTAATTCACAAGTTAAATGATGATTATGACAAAGGCTTAATATAAACACCTTTAAGTTGTTTAGACACCTTCAATCTTAAATAGGGAAAATTTCCAACAACCAAAATAGTATTTCTAGTCTAATGCAGCCGGTTTCCGATGCCGTTTAATTTCCAAAACAAATCCTCCACCCTAACATTTGTTTCTCCCTATTATAAATCCCTGAGAGTATATTTAGTACTTTAGTGACATTATCTTTTGACAAGTGGCAAGGCAGACATTTGAAATCTCTTAAAGATGAAAAGCTTGCTCTCTTCAAAATGAGTTTAGAGCTCTAAGATTGTGTGCTGCAGCAAAGTAGCTCTATCTAAATATTTCCTTGCTGTCATAACTTTAGCGCCAACATCTTTAGGTGGTATCTGAACTACTTGGTTGTATTTCAGATGAACCTGGTCAGCAGGTCAGTGTGCTTGTAGAGTAACTTGTTTGTTGTGCTGCAGGACGAGCTGGAGGCTCTGGAGAGCTCGCTGCAGCTGGAGCAGAGCAACCTGAgggagcagaagcagcagcaggagcggATGGCGAACACAGTCACGGGGCAGATGTACCTGGAGAGCCAGGTGAACGAAACGAGCTGTGTAATCAGATCCGGTCTAACGGCGAGCAAACGTTCCTTAAGCAATCTGACTTACGCTTATGAATTTTAATATTCTGTGATGGTGACCTGACAGCTGATCATTCACAGCAGGTGCAGGAGCTCAGTGAGGGAGGGCGCGTTTCTCTGTGCTGCATTTGCCAAAACACACAGCTCGACTTGCGTTCGttgctgtgatttttatttacagtatgtTCAGTTGACACAGCAGCATGCTCGTATCTGTGTTTATGATGAGAATTCGCCTGTACTAACTGAATCATAAAATCAGCACTGGTGTATACCTGTCAGAGTGGAGGGTCTTCATTAATCCTTTCAGCTGTTTTGATAATGAGCTGCTAAGAGCAAAGGGATTCCTCACATGACAACAAAAGCTCCCTAGAGAAACGCATTGCTGTAATCATAAAAGCACACACTCTGAGAGTTATGGTAAATAACAACAGCGACATTAAGGTATCAGATAAACATTTAAGTAGAaactaaatgtgttaaaatgatgGTGTCATCCTGCAGTGCTGTCAAGAGCCACAAGTGTTGCAATACAGTAGATAAAGTCCTGCAGTAACtgttgtatatatttatttaaataacactGGAAATACATACATTgattaaataacaaatgtttctgtagttatttaaattgtatttacattttaagctAATGTTTAAATGTAATTGGGAAAAcctacataaaatatttatttttctcataattttttattggtCAGCCTCACCCATCAAAGTGAGAGGGGCGGGGCTAAAAGTGCTGATGAGACCTATAGGTTGTTTAATTGGCTAAGGGGTTAATCAATTAGATGCTGTGGTGCATTTAATGAGTCATAGttgcagtttattattattaccataCAATTGACTGCAGCACAGAcaatctaaaataattaaattctgaAATAACTCTATACGATTTTAAAAGATAATGTCTAAATTACTTTGCATTTGACTTAATTGTGGTTATACCTACATCACAAATTAgtttcatgtatttattatagtttttatctaaaaaataattcatcatttattttggattatgGCACGTTTGTCCCTCAGTACTGCCCAGTTTCTATGATGAGCAACTATAAACCCTGAAGCGTTTGCCAGTctgtgtggttttattttttattctttgttttgctttgtaaatTGATGAGTGTTTTGAACACAGGAGCTGCTGCGGTTGTTTGGCGTGCCGTTTTTGGTGGCTCCCATGGAGGCCGAGGCTCAGTGCGCGGCGTTGGACCGCGCCGACCAGACAAACGGAACCATCACAGACGACTCTGACGTGTGGCTGTTTGGAGGACGACACGTTTACAGGAACTTCTTCAGCCAGAACAAATATGTTGAGCACTACCAGTACAGCGATCTGCAGAGCCAGTTAGGTCAGTGGCTGCTGCCATTTTGGGCTGTGTTTTGGCTAGAGCCTAAAGTGAAAGAATAGTGGAATAGCAGAGATTAAATTGATGAGCTAATGAACACATTGGAGAATGTAACTATTTTTTGGGTAAAGATAGATAATCTATCAGTGTTCCTTCTCCTGATGAAGTGTGATGGCGCCTGTCTCTGCCAGGTCTGGACAGAACAAAGATGATCAATCTGGCTTATCTGCTTGGAAGTGACTACACAGAGGGTGTTGCAGGAGTGGGATATGTTACTGGCATGGAGATACTGAATGAGTTTCCAGGGCCAGGACTGGAGCCACTAATACAGCttaggtttgtttttatattttttatttttagctttaacaAAGTGCAGgaacacatttatatttaagaGCAACTATATTCTCCATTTTTGTCCCTGTAGTAATTGGTGGTGTGAGGCTCAGGAGAAGAAGCGTCTGACTGATAATCCCAGAGATACGAAGGTGAAGAAGAAGCTGAGGGAACTGAAACTTCAGCCTGGCTTCCCCAACCCTGCGGTGGCTCAGGCTTACCTTCAGCCTGCTGTTGATCCGTCCCAGGCCTCCTTCAGCTGGGGCCGCCCCCAACTCGACATGATCAAAGAATAtccttttgtttctgcagccgTTTTACAGTAAAGTTGCAatggaacattttttaataagataATACCTtgtaaagtgtgtttttttttttttttttttatttatgtaaagaaTCTCATTTAAGTTACTTATGATCTTAATTACCTATTTAATTacttccatttttatttgtttatttatatttaatgtttttagtaatcaatgttatttattataCTATTATTCATAGCTGTTAATATGACCTTAAAACTCAATTACAACTACTTCTCcttgtatttctgttttctttgtgatCATTTCTTTGACCTCTTCGTCACGTTCTGTCTCAGTCGTTTTGGCTGGAGCAGCAGAAAGACGGAGGAGACTCTCCAACCTGTGATCAAACAGCTCAACAACCAGCAGGTATCTGAGAGACTTTACCCACCTTGATGGGGTTACCACCATGTTTGATTGCTTTATCATCAGTAATGTAGCTGTTTCTGCTGATATAACATGAGACCAACACTCGTGCTACTACTTTCTGAAACTATAAGAAGGGTTTATATAACTAATGATTAAGTTGTGCTTAAACTTTGAACAAAGTTTACAACTCCTTCATTGATCCTGTGAGTTGTTGGCTAGCAACTAACAGTGAGTTGTTAGCTAGCATTTTGCTAATAAGAAGCTAAGAATCGACTCCTTAAGTAGCAGATTGTCCTATTTGCCGTCTAGACGGGGCTAAAGGTAATTCCAATGGTTGTAAGGTTAAATAGCTGAGAGGGAATTAAAAAGGGCCAAAAGCTTAAAGggctaaaaatgacaaatttactgtcataaataacagtttttaaaagtaataaataatttaaaataaatatttaactttgacatctttagtttttgaaatgtatttgtgcGTAACTTTGGCTGTGCTTATacaaaatgcatcaaattaacaatttgcttcatgttttgaaaagctttttgaATAATGCACATTTTCCTGCAACATTTTGTGGAATTTTCTTTCCCATTCAGTTCTCAactattttaaatcaataaaaatattgttttccattAGGTAACAATATGCTCTGATGTATTGtaaatttactgtaaatgtaCATATGTGGCATGGGAATAAAAACCTATTTGCACAAAACTTAGGAATCAACAttgatgctatttttttttctcttggacTCTGACAATGAAcccaaatagaaaaataatcaatttcctatgttttactaaaaaaataaacagacttgcttttgatcaataaaactgacattttaatatgtaaatatatctTATATATTGTAAGGGATGAAGTTAaagaatgtattaaaaaaaactcttgcgtttttctgttgctctttTTCACTGTAGACTCAGCTCCGAATAGACTCATTCTTCCGCTTGGAGCAGCAGGAAAAGCAGGCGATCCGCAGCCAGCGACTCCGCCGAGCCGTCACCTGCATGAAGAGAAAGGAGAGGGAAGGAGGGGAAGGTGAAAGTAGCGAAGAAGAACTGCCTTCCCCATCCAAATCCAGGAAAGGAAatctaaaaaacacagaaggacAGAAAGAAGAGGAGCCCCCTGTCGCAGGTGGAGGTTTCTTAGCTCCAAAGTCGAATTCTGAATCTCCTTTTACATCCCTCAGGGATTTCTGTAGTCCAGGTCAGGAATCCTTCACAGCAACAGCTGCTCACCAGTCTACTAAAAAACTACCTCAGAAGGCCAgcaggaagagcagcagcagctccagtgAAGACAGCGACGAAGGGAGGGCCGTTGCGATGGTTACAGCCCGATCTGTGTTTGAGGCCAACAGACGAGGCCGAGGAGGAAAACGcacaagaggaagaggaaagaagcTTTAAGATGCTcaacttttacataaatgttcTAAATGTGATACTTAATATGAAACCAgctgaaaatttctgaaaataaatgaactgagaGTTTTCTGTAATATGcattatgggttttttttataaacactgAAGCTACTGggaatatttttactacttTGGAGATATGAGAGAAATGTTACtctgcattaaaaatattatttttccctAAGTATGTGTCAgatgtcatttctttttctgctatATCAACACTAACAAAAGTTCAAGTCTAATGCATTATACTCATCTAACCTCATTATATATCCAcctaaaacacaatatttacagTCAGACACATCTCTTTATGTAAAACTAAATGCTTGTATAAacagaaacaggtttttaagtaaagaataaataacCACAAGCTCCATCcctgatgtaaaaattaaggagaatattatttttaaaaaaatatttcattcagtCCCTTATAATCAAAACATGCCGCCACCCATCTGTCCTGTCCAACAacagtgcagcagcagcagctgctgctgtcagtcagCTTTCTGCTTTAGACAGAGCTTTAAGCTTGACCGGACGGAACTTGAAATATGGGCAGGATCTGAGGCTCCGCATGGGATTGTCGGACGAGGACATTTTAAACACTGCGTTTGTGTGTAACCGAAAACCACAGAGGGTTAGCAATAACAGCCCCTTCGAGATCAGCATCCACAGTGACCCACATCTGAAAGGGCTTCACCTTTGACCACAAGACACCTACTGTGGTTGGCTCGtgcacagtaacatgtcctgtTTAGGGTGTGCTTTTCTTCCTTCAGACATGGACGCTCGGCAGCCCAAAGCCACGGAGGACTCCAGCACCAAACAAGGCGGTAAGAATTTGGACTTGTGTTCAGAaccctttatttatttactctcTGTCTAGTCCCACTTCATATGCTGTAAATGAACTACGAGTGGTTCTTTCTGGAGAGGCAGTTGTGCTGAAGCTGGAATTTTCTGCAATCATCTCTGTGTgaagtgaaaacagaaagagggTTTAAAACTGTGTAAGCACTCCACAAGCTTGGCATTGTCACAGTGGGCTTTCCTGACCTTTTATCTAAACCAGCATTGCATAACGCAAAGTTGTGGGTTGGATGCTTTCATGTCAACGCTCTCATGCAGCCAACGCAGCTCAGAGGGAGATGACAAGCCTCTGTGTGATTCACAGAGAAAAGAGTCAAACGTTACAgaaaaaagtcaagaaaaaacacatcacTGTGGTTTTCCTGATTAAAGTTTGTGGTACTTTTGCACATCTTTTATCTGACATACATCACTTGAAATGTTGAAAGACAAACTTACCTAATGCACAGAAATCTACCTTACTTTTGGAAGGTACTGTATAACACTAAGCAGGAGATTTTAACCTgcaggaacaaacaaaaaagcttgTACAGGATGTTACACAGTTTATCCTCAAAAAGGTTTTACGAGTCAGCAAATCACATAGCAAATTTGTATTACttgtaaaatgtatgaaaatggATACCAACAAATTCAGTCACTGCTAATGTGATTACTTGCACTCTTCTCATCCTGTTATTTGACTGTGAGCATG is a window of Xiphophorus maculatus strain JP 163 A chromosome 4, X_maculatus-5.0-male, whole genome shotgun sequence DNA encoding:
- the ercc5 gene encoding DNA repair protein complementing XP-G cells, with protein sequence MGVHGLWRLLETTGKPTNPETLEGKILAVDISIWLNQAVKGVRDREGNSVQNAHLLTLFNRICKLLFFRIRPVFVFDGDAPMLKKQTLALRRQRKEELTTQSKQTNEKLLKTFLKRQAIKAALGDHSKDPLPSLSSVKRNEVDDMYVLPALPPTEEKERSSSEEDEEGKDSDEMVETYQEELYENPNSVDINSEDFTSLPPEMKHEILKEMKEFCKRRRTMFNKPPERSGDFSQYQLAGLLQRNRLNQRLEGVEKEMSQCSASSAPQLGQQDEDQQNRSVESKRLVSEDNSHYILIKGSKKNEPALQSQPAAAPWTSSRKRKADKPEPLWRPITEEEDDEEEDVRPTCSDAVNPPVSKPSQPDTSLPSPRTLKAIQAAMSDSSDEEKLNPDSKDGKVSPRTLLAIQQALTEDEVSVSPSKLQTSPQRPARRVVISSSDEETKPSLKGELDFSQSATCQSSHIEDSFLGSSSEDDLEEVIGEKNKAFRSAALRQSPTTPMESEVERVREGEKQKGLEPREPEHKLHASQSKQELSISSPSLPSGKQASAETEQRLLDKSKRGLTADLAKADGDDVKSGNSQQESDSEESFIEVSEEEFKQEDANDSAGEKRILEEVQEDQTKTEAESEESLTQVVGHPALSSDKEDEEEGEQRKAQEKEVKDDMESKPTAENEWEHLDMDELEALESSLQLEQSNLREQKQQQERMANTVTGQMYLESQELLRLFGVPFLVAPMEAEAQCAALDRADQTNGTITDDSDVWLFGGRHVYRNFFSQNKYVEHYQYSDLQSQLGLDRTKMINLAYLLGSDYTEGVAGVGYVTGMEILNEFPGPGLEPLIQLSNWWCEAQEKKRLTDNPRDTKVKKKLRELKLQPGFPNPAVAQAYLQPAVDPSQASFSWGRPQLDMIKEFCLSRFGWSSRKTEETLQPVIKQLNNQQTQLRIDSFFRLEQQEKQAIRSQRLRRAVTCMKRKEREGGEGESSEEELPSPSKSRKGNLKNTEGQKEEEPPVAGGGFLAPKSNSESPFTSLRDFCSPGQESFTATAAHQSTKKLPQKASRKSSSSSSEDSDEGRAVAMVTARSVFEANRRGRGGKRTRGRGKKL